In Xiphophorus maculatus strain JP 163 A chromosome 15, X_maculatus-5.0-male, whole genome shotgun sequence, the following are encoded in one genomic region:
- the LOC102230692 gene encoding trace amine-associated receptor 1-like has product MGPEVNASRTAIHLCYESYDSSYEFTSNPSFICVALYVFLGLLSLITVCGNLLVVTSIIYFKQLHTPNNYLVLSLAVADLLVGVLVFPFSMAFTVTSCWYDEDLFCKVRGSFDVTLSTASILNLCCISIDRYHAVCKPLTYKSTMTDRIIAMMILGCWGTAALIGIGIIIAGFNQGKCEGDCVIDALISTTLACIFSFYVPVIIMLGIYLKIFLVAQSQLNSIHSTGCRSKKSTAAASKTERKATKTLAVVMGVFILCWSPYFLCIIFQPLSYDVTPISVIETLNWLTLSNSMLNPFIYAFFYSWFRSAVGMMISGKIFQGDFANVKLF; this is encoded by the coding sequence ATGGGACCAGAGGTGAATGCCAGCAGAACTGCCATACATCTCTGTTATGAATCATACGACTCATCTTACGAATTTACAAGCAACCCTTCTTTTATTTGTGTGGCATTGTATGTTTTCCTTGGCTTACTGTCTCTCATAACAGTGTGTGGAAATCTCCTTGTGGTAACGTCAATCATTTACTTCAAGCAGCTCCACACTCCCAACAACTACCTTGTCCTCTCCCTCGCTGTGGCCGACCTGCTTGTCGGCGTTTTAGTTTTCCCCTTCAGCATGGCGTTCACCGTCACTTCATGCTGGTATGACGaagatttgttttgcaaagtgcGAGGCAGCTTTGACGTAACACTGAGCACAGCTTCGATTTTGAACCTGTGTTGCATTTCTATTGACAGGTATCACGCTGTGTGTAAGCCGCTGACTTACAAAAGTACAATGACTGATCGTATCATTGCAATGATGATTCTGGGATGCTGGGGTACGGCGGCCTTAATTGGAATTGGCATCATCATTGCAGGATTCAATCAGGGAAAATGTGAAGGGGACTGTGTAATTGATGCTTTGATATCGACCACTTTGgcatgtattttttctttctatgtcCCAGTCATTATAATGCTTGGTATTTATCTAAAGATTTTCCTTGTTGCGCAGAGTCAGTTAAACAGCATCCACAGTACTGGCTGTCGAAGCAAAAAGTCTACTGCAGCTGCTAGCAAGAcggaaagaaaagcaacaaaaactctTGCTGTTGTGATGGGGGTTTTTATCTTGTGCTGGAGCCCCTACTTTCTGTGCATCATCTTTCAGCCTTTATCATATGATGTAACACCAATTTCTGTTATTGAAACTCTAAACTGGCTAACTTTGTCGAATTCTATGTTGAATCCTTTTATCTATGCTTTCTTTTACAGCTGGTTTCGATCAGCTGTCGGAATGATGATTTCTGGAAAGATTTTTCAAGGAGACTTTGCAAACGTAAAGCTCTTCTAA